One Micromonospora sp. WMMD812 genomic window carries:
- a CDS encoding xanthine dehydrogenase family protein subunit M, translated as MRPISYSRVSDVGTAIGTVAADPESAFLAGGTTQVDLLRIYVEQPRRLVDINDLPLNQVEELPDGGLRLGGLARMSDVAEQPAVARRYPTVAEALVLGASPQLRHMATIGGNLLQRVRCSYFRDTEVPCNKRAPGTGCSALDGVNRGHAVLGTSDCCIATHPSDLAVALVALDAVVRTEGPAGSRSIPIDDFYLLPGQTPEREHPLSHGELITGVDLPPLPVAATSRYIKIRDRESYEFALASVAVAMAVAGGRIAEIRLALGGVATKPWRARAAERVLDGAPATVDSFTRAAEAEMAAAVPHGMNAFKIELGRRTIVRALMEMAKREATA; from the coding sequence GTGCGGCCGATTAGCTACTCCCGGGTCTCCGACGTCGGCACCGCGATCGGCACGGTCGCCGCCGACCCGGAGAGCGCCTTCCTGGCCGGTGGGACCACCCAGGTCGACCTGCTCCGCATCTACGTCGAGCAGCCCCGCCGCCTGGTCGACATCAACGACCTGCCGTTGAACCAGGTCGAGGAACTGCCGGACGGCGGGCTGCGGCTCGGCGGGCTCGCCCGCATGAGCGACGTGGCCGAGCAGCCGGCGGTGGCCCGGCGCTACCCGACGGTGGCCGAGGCGCTGGTGCTCGGCGCCTCGCCCCAGCTGCGGCACATGGCCACCATCGGCGGCAACCTCCTGCAACGGGTGCGCTGCAGTTACTTCCGGGACACCGAGGTCCCCTGCAACAAGCGCGCCCCAGGCACGGGGTGCAGCGCGCTGGACGGGGTCAACCGCGGGCACGCGGTGCTCGGCACCAGCGACTGCTGCATCGCCACCCACCCGTCCGACCTGGCCGTCGCGCTGGTGGCGTTGGACGCGGTGGTGCGGACCGAGGGCCCGGCCGGTTCCCGCAGCATCCCGATCGACGACTTCTACCTGCTGCCCGGGCAGACCCCGGAGCGTGAGCACCCGCTGAGCCACGGCGAGCTGATCACCGGCGTCGACCTCCCGCCGCTCCCGGTCGCGGCCACCTCCCGCTACATCAAGATCCGCGACCGCGAGTCGTACGAGTTCGCGCTCGCCTCCGTCGCGGTGGCCATGGCGGTGGCCGGCGGCCGGATCGCGGAGATCCGGCTGGCGCTGGGCGGGGTGGCCACCAAGCCGTGGCGTGCCCGCGCGGCCGAGCGGGTGCTCGACGGCGCCCCGGCGACCGTCGACTCCTTCACCCGCGCCGCCGAGGCGGAGATGGCGGCTGCGGTGCCGCACGGGATGAACGCCTTCAAGATCGAACTTGGCCGGCGGACCATCGTCCGGGCCCTCATGGAGATGGCGAAACGGGAGGCAACGGCATGA
- a CDS encoding (2Fe-2S)-binding protein, whose product MVRGPGEVEVRLRVNGESRTIMVEPRVSLLDALRDRLDLTGTKKGCNQGACGACTVWVDRRRVLGCLTLAITCENREVTTIEGLADGDTLHPMQQAFLDADAFQCGYCTPGQIMSAVALLDEGHAGDDAEIRDWMSGNICRCAAYPHIRAAIRRVRDEQGGSRAAD is encoded by the coding sequence GTGGTCCGGGGTCCGGGTGAGGTCGAGGTCCGCCTGCGGGTCAACGGCGAGAGTCGGACGATCATGGTGGAGCCACGGGTGAGCCTGCTCGACGCGCTCCGGGACCGTCTCGATCTGACCGGGACGAAGAAGGGCTGCAACCAGGGCGCCTGCGGGGCGTGCACGGTCTGGGTCGACCGAAGGCGGGTGCTGGGCTGCCTGACCCTCGCGATCACCTGCGAGAACCGCGAGGTGACCACGATCGAGGGGCTGGCCGACGGCGACACGCTGCACCCGATGCAGCAGGCGTTCCTGGACGCCGACGCCTTCCAGTGCGGCTACTGCACTCCCGGGCAGATCATGTCGGCGGTGGCGCTGCTCGACGAGGGACACGCCGGCGACGACGCCGAGATCCGGGACTGGATGAGCGGCAACATCTGCCGCTGCGCCGCCTATCCGCACATCCGTGCCGCGATCCGCCGGGTGCGGGACGAGCAGGGGGGCAGCCGTGCGGCCGATTAG
- a CDS encoding XdhC family protein translates to MRDVFDEVHRHWRAGEPVALATVVATWRSAPQPPGAAMLVTADGTVTGSVSGGCVEADLYERARAVLDTGSPELVRYGVSDDDAYAVGLTCGGVLDVYVERVTPAGFPELDAVAAAREAGRPAAVVTCVAADVGDPPGTAVPADPDRRLGRRLVLAGDRVVGSLGGDRLDAAAAADALGLLAAGRSGVLRYGYHGQRRGSGVSLFVAAYATRPRMLVFGAIDFAAAVARIGAFLGYRVTVCDARPVFATARRFPEAQEVVADWPHRYLRTELDAGRVDPRTVVCVLTHDPKFDVPVLALALRHPLAYVGAMGSRRTHDERRKRLREAGVGEEQLARLASPIGLDLGGRTPEETAVSVAAQIVAGRWGGTGRPLADLAGPIHHPG, encoded by the coding sequence GTGCGGGACGTGTTCGACGAGGTGCACCGCCACTGGCGGGCCGGTGAGCCGGTCGCGCTGGCGACCGTCGTGGCTACCTGGCGCTCGGCGCCGCAGCCGCCCGGCGCCGCGATGCTGGTCACGGCCGACGGCACGGTCACCGGCAGCGTCTCCGGCGGCTGTGTCGAGGCCGACCTGTACGAACGGGCGCGTGCCGTGCTCGACACCGGCAGCCCGGAACTGGTCCGCTACGGCGTCAGCGACGACGACGCGTACGCGGTCGGGCTGACCTGCGGCGGGGTGCTCGACGTGTACGTGGAGCGGGTGACGCCCGCCGGCTTCCCCGAACTCGACGCGGTCGCCGCCGCCCGCGAGGCCGGCCGCCCGGCCGCGGTGGTCACCTGCGTCGCCGCCGACGTCGGCGACCCGCCCGGGACCGCGGTGCCGGCCGACCCGGACCGGCGGCTCGGCCGGCGGCTGGTGCTGGCCGGCGACCGGGTGGTCGGGTCGCTCGGCGGCGACCGGCTGGACGCCGCGGCGGCCGCCGACGCGCTCGGGCTGCTCGCGGCCGGACGCAGCGGAGTGCTCCGGTACGGCTACCACGGACAGCGCCGGGGCAGTGGCGTGAGCCTCTTCGTCGCGGCGTACGCCACGCGGCCCCGGATGCTCGTCTTCGGCGCCATCGACTTCGCCGCCGCGGTGGCCCGGATCGGCGCCTTCCTCGGCTACCGGGTGACCGTCTGCGACGCCCGCCCGGTGTTCGCCACCGCCCGGCGATTCCCGGAGGCGCAGGAGGTGGTCGCCGACTGGCCGCACCGCTACCTGCGGACGGAGCTGGACGCCGGCCGGGTCGACCCGCGGACCGTGGTCTGCGTGCTGACCCACGACCCGAAGTTCGACGTGCCGGTGCTCGCGCTGGCGCTGCGCCACCCGCTGGCGTACGTCGGGGCGATGGGGTCCCGGCGTACCCACGACGAGCGGCGTAAGCGCCTGCGCGAGGCGGGGGTCGGCGAGGAGCAACTCGCCCGGCTCGCCTCGCCGATCGGGCTGGACCTGGGCGGGCGCACGCCGGAGGAGACCGCGGTGAGCGTCGCCGCGCAGATCGTCGCCGGCCGCTGGGGCGGCACCGGCCGACCGCTGGCCGACCTGGCCGGGCCGATCCACCACCCGGGCTAG
- a CDS encoding carbohydrate kinase, whose amino-acid sequence MGYAVVLGEALMDLLETERGGEPVYRQAIGGGPLNVAVGVSRLGGAAQFVGSFGDDALAGRIRDFLTTVGVGLDGAITAPVPTALAVVSHAGAEPDFRFYGEPPSYGLLGADDVDIALVEGADVLYCGSIVLLRPTVLAAARRAWSLAAGGLRVFDPNVRPRLLDGPAALAGLREVVAEFAAGAHLVKLSSADAELLYPREPVEGVAAYLRELGAATVVVTLGADGAVLAAADADPVRVPAPKVNPVDATGAGDSVMAALVADLLADGEPTDPAGWVERVAFALRVAGLVCESPGGATSMPTRADVLQRFTR is encoded by the coding sequence ATGGGATACGCGGTGGTGCTCGGCGAGGCACTGATGGACCTGCTCGAGACCGAGCGCGGCGGGGAGCCGGTCTACCGGCAGGCGATCGGCGGCGGGCCGCTGAACGTCGCCGTCGGGGTGTCCCGGCTCGGCGGCGCGGCGCAGTTCGTCGGTTCGTTCGGCGACGACGCGCTCGCCGGCCGGATCCGCGACTTCCTCACCACCGTCGGTGTCGGGCTGGACGGCGCGATCACCGCGCCGGTGCCGACCGCGCTCGCGGTGGTCAGCCACGCCGGGGCGGAACCCGACTTCCGCTTCTACGGCGAGCCGCCCTCGTACGGCCTGCTCGGCGCCGACGACGTGGACATCGCGCTCGTCGAGGGGGCCGACGTGCTCTACTGCGGGTCGATCGTGCTGCTGCGGCCAACGGTGCTCGCCGCCGCGCGGCGGGCCTGGTCGCTCGCCGCCGGTGGCCTGCGCGTGTTCGACCCGAACGTGCGGCCCCGGCTGCTGGACGGCCCGGCCGCGCTGGCCGGCCTGCGCGAGGTGGTGGCCGAGTTCGCCGCCGGGGCGCACCTGGTCAAGCTCAGCAGCGCGGACGCGGAGCTGCTCTACCCCCGGGAGCCGGTCGAGGGGGTCGCGGCGTACCTGCGCGAACTGGGCGCCGCGACGGTGGTGGTGACCCTCGGCGCGGACGGCGCGGTGCTCGCCGCCGCCGACGCCGACCCGGTCCGGGTGCCGGCACCCAAGGTCAACCCGGTGGACGCCACCGGCGCGGGGGACTCGGTGATGGCGGCGCTCGTCGCCGACCTGCTCGCCGACGGCGAGCCGACCGACCCGGCGGGCTGGGTCGAGCGGGTGGCGTTCGCGCTGCGCGTCGCCGGGCTGGTCTGCGAGTCGCCCGGCGGCGCCACCTCCATGCCCACCCGCGCCGACGTCCTCCAGCGCTTCACCCGCTGA
- a CDS encoding MBL fold metallo-hydrolase, whose product MTLRFVEVADRVHVLREPLLDVNVTLVVGDGAALLVDTLSTAGQAAELAAAARVVTAAPWSVVNTHHHFDHCFGNATLAADPPRPVYAHERVAAALRDHPDRLRREAYAEVSAEWPVLAPGVAGTELLAPTHPVRGETVLDVGGRPVLLRHPGLGHTDGDLVVHVPDADVLVAGDLVEQGAPPAFEDSYPLRWPDAVADLLRLTTPATVVVPGHGTPVDAEFVRAQHRQLVDLAALIRAGHRDGTPPEDVAAHAPFAAPTARTAARRGYRELTP is encoded by the coding sequence ATGACCCTCCGGTTCGTCGAGGTCGCCGACCGGGTGCACGTGCTGCGCGAGCCGCTGCTCGACGTGAACGTCACGCTGGTGGTCGGCGACGGCGCCGCGCTGCTGGTGGACACTCTCTCGACCGCCGGGCAGGCCGCCGAGCTGGCCGCCGCCGCCCGGGTGGTCACCGCCGCGCCCTGGTCGGTGGTGAACACGCACCACCACTTCGACCACTGCTTCGGCAACGCGACGCTCGCCGCCGATCCGCCCCGCCCGGTGTACGCGCACGAACGCGTCGCGGCCGCTCTGCGGGACCACCCGGACCGGCTGCGCCGCGAGGCGTACGCAGAGGTGAGCGCGGAGTGGCCGGTCCTCGCCCCCGGGGTGGCCGGCACCGAGTTGCTCGCGCCGACGCACCCGGTGCGCGGCGAGACCGTGCTCGACGTGGGCGGGCGGCCGGTGCTGCTGCGCCACCCCGGTCTCGGGCACACCGACGGCGATCTGGTGGTGCACGTGCCGGACGCGGACGTGCTCGTCGCCGGCGACCTGGTCGAGCAGGGCGCGCCGCCCGCCTTCGAGGACTCGTACCCGCTGCGGTGGCCGGACGCCGTCGCGGACCTGCTCCGGCTGACCACGCCCGCCACGGTGGTGGTGCCGGGACACGGCACGCCGGTGGACGCGGAGTTCGTCCGCGCCCAGCACCGGCAGCTGGTCGACCTGGCCGCGCTGATCCGGGCCGGCCACCGCGACGGCACACCCCCGGAGGACGTAGCCGCCCACGCCCCGTTCGCGGCCCCGACGGCCCGCACGGCCGCCCGCCGCGGCTACCGCGAACTCACCCCCTGA
- a CDS encoding hotdog domain-containing protein, with the protein MQEQSEPAFVPGLSARVELTVTDADTAQAVGSGDVPVLGTPRVLALAEAATVAATAARMPAGMTTVGLRVELDHRAPTPIGRTVRAQARLAKVDGRRLLFEVIVTDGDDTVADGRVERVLVDRQRFVERASRPA; encoded by the coding sequence ATGCAGGAGCAGTCGGAGCCCGCGTTCGTCCCGGGGCTGAGCGCCCGGGTGGAGTTGACTGTGACCGACGCCGACACCGCGCAGGCGGTCGGCTCCGGCGACGTGCCGGTGCTGGGCACGCCCCGGGTCCTGGCGCTCGCCGAGGCCGCGACGGTCGCCGCGACCGCCGCCCGGATGCCGGCCGGGATGACCACGGTCGGGCTGCGGGTCGAGCTGGACCACCGGGCGCCGACCCCGATCGGGCGGACGGTCCGGGCACAGGCCCGGCTGGCCAAGGTCGACGGGCGGCGGCTGCTGTTCGAGGTGATCGTCACCGACGGGGACGACACGGTGGCCGACGGGCGGGTGGAGCGGGTGCTCGTCGACCGCCAGCGTTTCGTGGAGCGCGCGTCGCGGCCCGCATGA
- a CDS encoding phosphatase PAP2 family protein, which produces MAVVTDPQPPARTDPPASPDGGRRRLVAMAIWGAAFVVGWLGIGLPTDPTYAFLWIWAATIAWNSSRPWRSHLRFARDWVPVVVLFAVYNLSRGFADNGAVPHAYELVVADRFMFGWATGGQVPTVWLQQHLYRPQVQWWDVLVSWVYFSHFVVALAAAAVLWLRNRARWGAYMRRWAFLCAAGLVTYFLYPAAPPWWAAQNGLIEDVARISTRGWKEFGMHGAGNLLNAGQIASNPVAAMPSLHTAWALFVVLFFLNATRRRWWPLLLAYPLAMTFTLVYAGEHYVIDVLVGWAYVGMTFLVVGLAERWWAARKARRGPPDEAAPTTGGEVGDTATDQAPTADPSALPATR; this is translated from the coding sequence ATGGCCGTCGTGACTGACCCCCAGCCCCCCGCCCGGACCGACCCGCCCGCGTCGCCCGACGGCGGGCGTCGCCGCCTGGTCGCCATGGCGATCTGGGGTGCCGCCTTCGTCGTCGGCTGGCTCGGTATCGGGCTGCCCACCGACCCGACGTACGCGTTCCTCTGGATCTGGGCCGCCACCATCGCCTGGAACTCGTCCCGGCCGTGGCGCAGCCACCTGCGCTTCGCCCGGGACTGGGTGCCGGTGGTGGTGCTCTTCGCCGTGTACAACCTCTCCCGGGGGTTCGCCGACAACGGCGCCGTCCCGCACGCCTACGAGCTGGTCGTCGCCGACCGCTTCATGTTCGGCTGGGCGACCGGCGGCCAGGTGCCGACGGTGTGGTTGCAGCAGCACCTCTACCGGCCGCAGGTGCAGTGGTGGGACGTGCTGGTGAGCTGGGTCTACTTCTCGCACTTCGTGGTCGCGCTCGCCGCCGCCGCCGTGCTCTGGCTGCGCAACCGGGCGCGCTGGGGCGCGTACATGCGGCGGTGGGCCTTCCTCTGCGCCGCCGGCCTGGTCACCTACTTCCTCTACCCGGCCGCGCCGCCGTGGTGGGCCGCGCAGAACGGCCTGATCGAGGACGTCGCCCGGATCTCCACCCGGGGCTGGAAGGAGTTCGGCATGCACGGGGCCGGCAACCTGCTCAACGCCGGCCAGATCGCGTCGAACCCGGTGGCCGCGATGCCCTCGCTGCACACCGCCTGGGCGCTCTTCGTGGTGCTGTTCTTCCTCAACGCGACCCGCCGGCGCTGGTGGCCGCTGCTGCTCGCGTACCCCCTGGCGATGACCTTCACCCTGGTCTACGCGGGCGAGCACTACGTGATCGACGTGCTGGTCGGCTGGGCGTACGTCGGGATGACCTTCCTGGTGGTCGGCCTGGCCGAGCGCTGGTGGGCCGCCCGCAAGGCCCGCCGCGGGCCGCCCGACGAGGCGGCGCCGACCACCGGCGGCGAAGTCGGGGACACGGCGACGGACCAGGCCCCCACCGCCGACCCGTCCGCGCTGCCCGCCACCCGCTGA
- a CDS encoding PH domain-containing protein, whose amino-acid sequence MSEGPAEPGTRPPAPDPGPPPAGAPPHSGPVPHPGPPPHPGPPPHPGPVPHPGPPPHPGPVPYPGPPPNGGWPAYPGPYPGASPAPHPPGGAPPYPGGAPPGPPWGEQGEPRQRLHPLSPALHGAKSLVVVIAGLSWSTLSRVGFGWFAAMVVVLALGATVLSVISWYNTGYHVVGRELRVYEGLLWRRTRAIPLERLQAVEVVRPLLAQLTGLAELRLEVVGGGKTEAPLAYLSVADATALRARLLVLAGRAGQPVAAPEPAGPAGPTTTPAGPPPAPADVPPGRPLHTVRNQDLLISQLLTPQAFLLPFGVAFVVVQFLSEGSWSFVAVASTLTAMAGVVLQPVRRVLDDWNFRLARDDGTLRVRNGLLETRAQTVPLDRVQTVRATWPLLWRAKGWLRLRLEVAGYSVGEADERNRPDRLLPVGDQPTAERIVSEVLPGVGLTGLPLHPPPPRARWLHPLGRGALGAGLHERVFAVRSGLLTRQLTLVPYARIQSVRVVQGPLQRRLGLATVHADTAGGAGAVAEERDLAEAWALAAELVTRTHAARRAG is encoded by the coding sequence ATGAGCGAGGGCCCCGCCGAGCCGGGCACCCGACCGCCCGCGCCGGATCCCGGCCCACCACCCGCCGGTGCGCCGCCGCACTCCGGCCCGGTGCCCCACCCCGGACCGCCGCCGCACCCCGGCCCGCCGCCGCACCCCGGCCCGGTGCCCCACCCCGGACCGCCGCCGCACCCCGGCCCGGTGCCCTACCCCGGACCGCCGCCGAACGGCGGGTGGCCGGCGTACCCGGGTCCGTACCCCGGCGCGTCGCCGGCGCCCCACCCACCGGGAGGGGCACCGCCGTATCCGGGCGGCGCGCCGCCCGGCCCGCCGTGGGGCGAGCAGGGGGAACCCCGCCAGCGACTGCACCCGCTCAGCCCGGCGCTGCACGGCGCCAAGTCGCTGGTCGTGGTGATCGCCGGGCTCTCCTGGTCGACGCTGTCCCGCGTGGGTTTCGGTTGGTTCGCCGCGATGGTCGTCGTGCTGGCGCTGGGCGCGACCGTGCTGTCGGTGATCAGTTGGTACAACACCGGCTACCACGTGGTCGGCCGCGAGCTGCGGGTGTACGAGGGGCTGCTCTGGCGACGGACCCGGGCCATCCCGCTGGAGCGGCTGCAGGCCGTCGAGGTGGTCCGGCCGCTGCTCGCCCAGCTCACCGGCCTCGCCGAGCTGCGCCTCGAGGTGGTGGGCGGCGGCAAGACCGAGGCGCCGTTGGCGTATCTCAGCGTGGCTGACGCGACCGCGTTGCGAGCGCGGCTGCTGGTCCTGGCCGGCCGGGCCGGGCAGCCGGTCGCCGCGCCCGAACCCGCCGGACCGGCCGGTCCCACGACCACGCCGGCGGGCCCGCCGCCCGCGCCGGCCGACGTGCCACCCGGCCGGCCGCTGCACACCGTACGCAACCAGGACCTGCTGATCAGCCAGTTGCTCACGCCGCAGGCGTTCCTGCTGCCGTTCGGCGTGGCCTTCGTGGTGGTCCAGTTTCTCTCCGAGGGCTCGTGGTCGTTCGTCGCGGTGGCCAGCACCCTCACCGCCATGGCCGGCGTGGTGTTGCAGCCGGTGCGCCGGGTCCTCGACGACTGGAACTTCCGGCTGGCCCGCGACGACGGGACGCTGCGGGTCCGCAACGGCCTGCTGGAGACGCGGGCGCAGACGGTGCCGCTGGACCGGGTGCAGACCGTCCGCGCCACCTGGCCGCTGCTGTGGCGGGCGAAGGGCTGGCTCCGGCTGCGGCTGGAGGTGGCCGGCTACTCGGTCGGCGAGGCGGACGAACGCAACCGCCCGGACCGGCTGCTGCCGGTCGGCGACCAGCCGACCGCCGAACGGATCGTCAGCGAGGTGCTGCCCGGGGTGGGGCTGACCGGGTTGCCGCTGCACCCGCCGCCGCCACGGGCCCGCTGGCTGCACCCGCTGGGGCGCGGCGCGCTCGGCGCGGGGCTGCACGAGCGGGTCTTCGCGGTCCGGTCCGGGCTGCTGACCCGGCAGCTCACGCTCGTACCGTACGCCCGGATCCAGAGCGTCCGGGTGGTGCAGGGGCCGCTGCAGCGGCGTCTCGGCCTGGCCACCGTGCACGCGGACACCGCGGGCGGGGCGGGCGCGGTGGCCGAGGAGCGCGACCTCGCCGAGGCCTGGGCGCTGGCCGCCGAGCTGGTCACGCGCACGCATGCCGCCCGCCGGGCCGGCTGA
- a CDS encoding PH domain-containing protein, which produces MSGAEFTGPPPAAAGPLEPWPETVRWQPISRDLIWVELVRLAVLVAVVVVAVTIGWALSGHWLFGLGLAVILLLTAARAVSIVRAVRAWGYAERENDLLVRHGLLVRRLSIVPYARMQFVDVSAGPLERAFDLATVQLHTAAAASDARVPGLRPAEASRLRDRLTALGEDRAEGL; this is translated from the coding sequence GTGAGCGGAGCGGAATTCACCGGGCCACCGCCGGCCGCCGCCGGGCCGCTGGAGCCGTGGCCGGAGACCGTACGCTGGCAGCCGATCTCCCGGGACCTGATCTGGGTGGAGCTGGTCCGGCTGGCCGTGCTGGTGGCCGTCGTCGTGGTCGCGGTGACGATCGGTTGGGCGCTCAGCGGGCACTGGCTGTTCGGGCTGGGTCTCGCTGTCATCCTGCTGCTGACCGCCGCCCGGGCCGTCTCCATCGTCCGGGCGGTCCGCGCCTGGGGCTACGCCGAGCGGGAGAACGACCTGCTGGTCCGGCACGGGCTGCTGGTCCGGCGGCTCTCCATCGTCCCGTACGCCCGGATGCAGTTCGTCGACGTCAGCGCCGGGCCGCTGGAACGCGCCTTCGACCTGGCGACCGTCCAGTTGCACACCGCCGCGGCGGCCAGCGACGCCCGGGTGCCCGGGCTGCGGCCCGCCGAGGCGTCCCGGCTGCGCGACCGGCTGACCGCCCTCGGCGAGGACCGGGCGGAGGGCCTGTGA
- a CDS encoding MoxR family ATPase → MAQPTTPDAPTPNGAAPQTPAPATTPAEDATLLERALFEIKKVIVGQDRMVERMVVALLARGHCLLEGVPGVAKTLAVETLAKVVGGSFARVQFTPDLVPADIMGTRIYRQSSEKFDVELGPVFVNFLLADEINRAPAKVQSALLEVMSEKQVSIGGESHKVPDPFLVMATQNPIEQEGVYPLPEAQRDRFLMKIVVGYPTDAEEREIVYRMGVAAPEPAAVFTSADLLALQRKADQVFVHNALVDYAVRLVLATRAPAEHGMPDVAQLIQYGASPRASLGLVRATRALALLRGRDYALPQDVQDIAPDILRHRLVLSYDALADDVPADHIVHRVMATIPLPSVAPRQQASPTPTAPPPGAGWPGPRP, encoded by the coding sequence GTGGCCCAGCCGACCACGCCCGACGCTCCGACCCCGAACGGGGCGGCCCCGCAGACGCCCGCGCCGGCGACCACACCCGCCGAGGACGCGACCCTGCTGGAGCGGGCGCTGTTCGAGATCAAGAAGGTGATCGTCGGTCAGGACCGGATGGTCGAGCGGATGGTCGTCGCGTTGCTCGCCCGCGGCCACTGCCTGCTGGAGGGGGTGCCCGGGGTGGCCAAGACCCTCGCGGTGGAGACCCTCGCCAAGGTCGTCGGCGGCTCGTTCGCCCGGGTGCAGTTCACTCCGGACCTGGTGCCGGCCGACATCATGGGCACCCGCATCTACCGGCAGTCGAGCGAGAAGTTCGACGTCGAACTCGGTCCGGTGTTCGTCAACTTCCTGCTCGCCGACGAGATCAACCGGGCCCCGGCCAAGGTGCAGTCGGCCCTGCTGGAGGTGATGAGCGAGAAACAGGTGTCCATCGGCGGGGAGAGCCACAAGGTGCCGGATCCGTTCCTGGTGATGGCCACCCAGAACCCGATCGAGCAGGAGGGCGTCTACCCGCTGCCGGAGGCGCAGCGGGACCGCTTCCTCATGAAGATCGTCGTGGGCTATCCGACCGATGCCGAGGAACGCGAGATCGTCTACCGGATGGGAGTGGCCGCGCCGGAGCCCGCCGCGGTGTTCACCAGCGCCGACCTGCTCGCGCTACAACGCAAGGCGGACCAGGTCTTCGTGCACAACGCGCTGGTGGACTACGCGGTCCGGCTGGTGCTCGCGACCCGCGCCCCGGCCGAGCACGGCATGCCGGACGTCGCGCAGCTGATCCAGTACGGCGCCAGCCCGCGGGCCTCGCTCGGGCTGGTGCGGGCCACCCGGGCGCTCGCGCTGCTGCGCGGCCGGGACTACGCGCTGCCGCAGGACGTCCAGGACATCGCCCCGGACATCCTGCGCCACCGTCTGGTGCTCAGCTACGACGCGCTCGCCGACGACGTGCCCGCCGACCACATCGTGCACCGGGTGATGGCCACGATCCCGCTGCCCTCGGTCGCGCCCCGGCAGCAGGCCTCGCCGACGCCGACCGCTCCGCCGCCGGGCGCCGGGTGGCCCGGGCCGCGCCCGTGA
- a CDS encoding DUF58 domain-containing protein: MARAAPVTSATPRPATGDRSEAVLSRLQLLVTRKLDGLLQGDYAGLLPGPGSEAGESREYRPGDDVRRMDWPVTARTTMPHVRRTIADRELETWLAVDLSASLDFGTGQWLKRDVVVAAAAAITHLTVRGGNRIGAVVGTGGGSTPPAGRRRMPPVAGPGVLTRLPARSGRKEAQGLLRAIAGTEVRPGRSDLGALVDMLNRPPRRRGVAVVVSDFLAPPTQWARPLRKLRVRHDVLAVEVVDPRELELPDVGVLPVVDPETGELHEVQTADPGLRRRYAEAAAAQRAEISAALRAAGTAHLRLRTDRDWLLDMVRFVAAQRHARTRGTTR, encoded by the coding sequence GTGGCCCGGGCCGCGCCCGTGACCTCAGCCACCCCTCGCCCGGCCACCGGCGACCGCTCGGAGGCAGTGCTGTCCCGGCTGCAGCTGCTGGTCACCCGCAAGCTCGACGGCCTGCTCCAAGGGGACTACGCCGGCCTGCTGCCCGGCCCGGGCAGCGAAGCGGGGGAGTCGCGCGAGTACCGGCCCGGGGACGACGTGCGCCGGATGGACTGGCCGGTCACCGCGCGCACCACCATGCCGCACGTCCGGCGGACCATCGCCGACCGGGAGTTGGAGACGTGGCTGGCGGTGGACCTCTCCGCGAGCCTGGACTTCGGCACCGGCCAGTGGCTCAAGCGGGACGTGGTCGTGGCCGCGGCGGCCGCGATCACCCACCTGACCGTCCGCGGCGGGAACCGGATCGGCGCGGTCGTCGGCACCGGCGGCGGCTCGACGCCACCGGCCGGGCGCCGCCGGATGCCGCCGGTCGCCGGGCCGGGGGTGCTGACTCGGCTGCCCGCCCGTTCCGGCCGCAAGGAGGCGCAGGGCCTGCTCCGGGCGATCGCCGGCACCGAGGTGCGGCCCGGCCGCAGCGACCTCGGCGCCCTGGTCGACATGCTCAACCGTCCGCCCCGGCGACGCGGCGTGGCGGTGGTCGTCTCCGACTTCCTCGCCCCGCCCACCCAGTGGGCCCGGCCGCTGCGCAAGCTGCGGGTACGCCACGACGTGCTGGCCGTCGAGGTGGTCGACCCGCGCGAGCTGGAACTGCCCGACGTCGGGGTGCTGCCGGTCGTCGACCCGGAGACGGGTGAGCTGCACGAGGTGCAGACCGCCGATCCTGGGCTGCGGCGCCGCTACGCCGAGGCGGCCGCCGCCCAGCGCGCGGAGATCTCCGCCGCGCTGCGCGCCGCCGGCACCGCCCACCTGCGCCTGCGTACCGACCGAGACTGGCTGCTGGACATGGTGCGCTTCGTGGCCGCGCAGCGGCACGCCCGCACCCGGGGGACGACACGATGA